The following proteins come from a genomic window of Proteiniphilum propionicum:
- the dprA gene encoding DNA-processing protein DprA encodes MATDKSLYRIALTQIKGVGVMHARNLLKVIGDEEAIFRESVSRLEAIPRISRQLIREIRDPEVLRRSEKELEFITKNNLQLLFFTDPGYPRRLTQCIDAPLLLYAKGNTDFNHEKTISIVGTRNATGYGLDYCKKFIREISSKIPDIQIISGLAYGIDICAHRAALQHGLSTIAVLAHGLDRIYPQLHRNTAVKMLQDGALLTEFPSETNPDKHNFVRRNRIVAGMADAVVVIESGVKGGSLITADIANSYFREVFALPGRVHDKMSTGCNRLISDNKAVLLQSTDDFIAHMGWETKEKETLPVQQELFPDLSEEGKQIFSALERSGSMHVNKLAIELNTPVPELFMTLLELEVKNLVESLPGGMYKLT; translated from the coding sequence ATGGCAACAGACAAATCTTTATACCGGATAGCACTCACTCAGATAAAAGGCGTGGGAGTGATGCATGCGCGTAACCTGCTGAAAGTAATAGGTGATGAAGAGGCTATTTTCAGAGAGAGCGTAAGCAGGTTAGAAGCCATTCCCCGCATCTCGAGACAACTTATCAGGGAGATACGTGATCCTGAAGTGCTGAGAAGGTCTGAAAAAGAGCTGGAGTTCATCACTAAAAACAACCTTCAGCTACTTTTTTTCACCGATCCAGGTTACCCCAGGCGGCTAACACAATGTATTGATGCTCCATTGTTGCTCTATGCCAAAGGGAATACCGATTTCAACCACGAAAAAACAATCAGTATTGTAGGTACACGCAACGCTACAGGGTATGGGCTCGATTATTGCAAGAAGTTCATCCGCGAGATCTCTTCAAAAATCCCTGATATTCAGATCATCAGCGGACTGGCATACGGAATAGACATCTGCGCTCATCGCGCTGCACTGCAACATGGCTTATCAACCATAGCCGTACTGGCCCACGGGCTTGACAGAATATATCCTCAATTGCACCGCAATACCGCTGTAAAGATGCTTCAAGACGGAGCCTTGCTAACTGAGTTTCCAAGTGAAACAAATCCTGACAAGCATAATTTCGTGAGACGGAACCGTATTGTCGCGGGCATGGCAGATGCAGTGGTAGTAATAGAATCGGGAGTAAAAGGCGGTTCACTAATCACTGCCGATATCGCGAATTCATATTTCAGGGAGGTATTTGCCCTGCCCGGTCGTGTTCATGATAAGATGTCAACCGGATGTAATCGGCTGATATCCGACAATAAAGCGGTATTACTGCAGAGTACCGATGATTTTATTGCCCACATGGGATGGGAAACAAAAGAAAAAGAGACTCTCCCTGTACAACAAGAGCTGTTCCCGGATCTGTCGGAAGAGGGAAAACAGATTTTCAGTGCTCTGGAAAGATCCGGCTCAATGCATGTGAACAAGCTCGCCATTGAACTCAACACACCCGTTCCGGAGCTATTCATGACTCTCCTGGAGCTGGAAGTGAAAAACCTAGTAGAATCACTGCCGGGAGGAATGTATAAACTGACGTAA